A stretch of Desulfurivibrio alkaliphilus AHT 2 DNA encodes these proteins:
- a CDS encoding bifunctional GlmU protein — MTLATSPQAPEIFSAAAFFADQGPPAPELFPAGAPVWEGLRGLKDWLEQWHYPAWTHKLGVADGPLPKTMVIYRPEQGSGPATAPVTVIPGEECEITYGSADKGALQVSRGGELLDGASVLMAGTVIMGRRFELGRGVLVESGAFLKEPLVIGDHCEIRQGAYLRGHCLIGRRCVVGHVTEVKHTIFCDDAKAGHFAYLGDSILGPGVNLGAGTKLANLRFAAGEVRIRYPGGQINSGLKKLGAVLGAGCQTGCNAVTNPGTLLGRGSVIMPNTTAPAGYHPPRTMIRQAP, encoded by the coding sequence ATGACCCTTGCCACTTCCCCCCAGGCCCCCGAGATCTTCTCCGCCGCCGCTTTTTTTGCCGACCAGGGCCCGCCGGCCCCCGAGTTGTTCCCGGCCGGCGCCCCGGTCTGGGAGGGCCTGCGGGGGCTTAAAGATTGGCTGGAGCAGTGGCATTATCCGGCCTGGACCCACAAGCTGGGGGTCGCCGACGGGCCTTTGCCCAAAACCATGGTAATCTACCGCCCCGAGCAGGGCAGTGGCCCGGCTACCGCCCCGGTGACGGTTATTCCCGGCGAGGAGTGCGAGATAACTTACGGCAGCGCCGACAAGGGGGCCCTGCAGGTAAGCCGGGGCGGAGAGTTGCTGGACGGGGCCAGTGTCCTGATGGCGGGAACGGTCATCATGGGTCGGCGCTTTGAGCTGGGCCGCGGGGTACTGGTTGAATCCGGGGCATTTTTAAAAGAGCCGCTGGTGATCGGGGATCATTGCGAGATCCGCCAGGGCGCTTACCTGCGCGGCCATTGCCTGATCGGCCGGCGCTGCGTGGTGGGCCATGTCACCGAGGTAAAACATACAATTTTTTGCGACGATGCCAAGGCCGGTCATTTTGCCTACCTGGGCGACAGCATCTTGGGGCCCGGGGTCAACTTGGGGGCCGGTACCAAGCTGGCCAACCTGCGGTTTGCCGCCGGTGAAGTCAGGATCCGTTATCCCGGCGGCCAGATTAACAGCGGCCTGAAAAAACTGGGTGCCGTCCTGGGGGCCGGTTGCCAGACCGGCTGCAACGCGGTGACCAACCCCGGCACCCTGCTGGGCCGGGGCAGTGTAATCATGCCCAACACCACCGCCCCGGCCGGCTACCACCCGCCCAGGACCATGATTCGCCAAGCGCCATGA
- a CDS encoding ATP-grasp domain-containing protein, whose amino-acid sequence MSGGGEVISFHPEFEGERFIWDRCVWDSGLPELLRRSRAVILPQTVARELYFLCRRCAPAVFPNYDCRFRWEGKTGDTLLFWQHGAPHPGTLIFPRVESMVGEHPEMGLNVELPPFPLVLKARYGGEGGGTWLVEDDARLRQLLSGLERREWQGERGFVVQEYIPGTGRDLRVTVIGEQLFSYWRVNPNAFHHNLARNGVVDRDADPDLQRRGRALVRDFCRQTGINLAGFDLIFPPDGREPMFLEINYTFGRSGLGGGEGYRALLRAAVEEWLETT is encoded by the coding sequence GTGAGTGGCGGCGGAGAAGTAATCTCTTTTCACCCGGAATTTGAGGGTGAGCGGTTTATCTGGGACCGTTGTGTCTGGGACTCGGGGCTGCCGGAGTTGCTGCGCCGCAGCCGGGCGGTGATTCTGCCCCAGACAGTGGCAAGAGAGCTATATTTTTTATGCCGCCGGTGCGCCCCGGCGGTCTTCCCCAATTATGATTGCCGTTTCCGCTGGGAAGGCAAGACCGGCGATACCCTGCTGTTCTGGCAGCATGGCGCCCCCCACCCCGGAACCCTGATTTTTCCCCGGGTGGAGAGCATGGTGGGGGAGCACCCCGAAATGGGGCTTAACGTGGAGTTGCCCCCCTTTCCCCTGGTGCTCAAGGCCCGTTATGGCGGCGAGGGCGGCGGCACCTGGCTGGTGGAGGACGATGCCCGGTTGCGGCAGCTGTTGAGTGGCCTGGAGAGGCGGGAGTGGCAGGGCGAACGGGGTTTTGTGGTGCAGGAGTACATTCCCGGTACCGGCCGGGATTTGCGGGTGACGGTGATCGGCGAGCAACTGTTCAGTTACTGGCGGGTCAACCCCAACGCTTTCCACCATAACCTGGCCCGCAACGGGGTGGTCGACCGTGATGCCGACCCCGACCTGCAACGCCGAGGGCGGGCCCTGGTGCGGGATTTCTGCCGACAGACCGGGATCAACCTGGCCGGTTTCGACCTGATCTTTCCCCCCGATGGCCGGGAACCGATGTTTTTGGAAATCAACTATACTTTCGGCCGCAGCGGCCTGGGCGGCGGCGAGGGTTATCGCGCCCTGCTGCGGGCGGCGGTGGAAGAGTGGCTTGAAACCACATAA
- the lon gene encoding endopeptidase La: MHIEDSIDPELEGAAEINERDIPGQLPVMAVRDVVVFNYMILPLFVGRPSSVGAVNEAMSRDKLIMLVAQKDAGVDDPGTKDIYHTGMVCMVMRTLKLPDGRLKVLVQAVNKARITAFAQENPYLLADIELLHDDEVGEIGVEVEALMRNVREQTEKILALKGIMSSDLMVVLNNVEEPGRLADLVVSNLQLKVVESQAVLELLDPVARLRKVAEYLQKELEVSTVQARIQSEAKEEMGRSQREYFLREQLQALKKELGDVDERSQELEELRERFNKGSFPKEVKKEGLKQLKRLETMHPDASEASIVRTYLDWLLDVPWRKSSKDRLDLKVAHEVLDADHYGLEKVKERILEYLAVRKLNKASKGPILCFVGPPGVGKTSLGQSIARALGRKFHRISLGGMRDEAEIRGHRRTYIGAMPGRIIQGLKTVESNNPVFMMDEIDKVGTDYRGDPSSALLEVLDPAQNTEFSDHYLNLPCDLSKVMFITTANMTDTIPAALLDRMEVIRLAGYTHEEKVEIAKRYLIPRQIKENGLKPSQVKFAEAAISRLITHYTREAGLRNLEREIGALCRKVARKIAEGGKGPYSISTRTLHGYLGPARYLPEAESEMIDRPGISTGLAWTEVGGEILYVEVSLMKGRGNLTLTGQLGEVMKESAQAALSYCRSRRKELKLEENYFDDLDIHIHVPAGAIPKDGPSAGVTMATALYSALSGKTVRPDVAMTGEITLRGRVLPIGGLKEKALAALRAGITTVVIPHHNKKDLEEIPKDLREKLTFVPVKNMEQILKMIFR, translated from the coding sequence GTGCATATTGAAGACAGTATCGACCCCGAACTCGAAGGCGCCGCCGAGATCAACGAGCGCGATATTCCCGGCCAGTTGCCGGTGATGGCGGTGCGCGATGTGGTGGTGTTTAATTACATGATCCTGCCGCTTTTTGTCGGCCGGCCCTCCTCGGTGGGGGCGGTTAATGAGGCCATGAGCCGGGACAAGCTGATCATGCTGGTGGCCCAGAAGGACGCCGGGGTGGATGATCCGGGCACCAAGGACATTTACCACACCGGCATGGTCTGCATGGTGATGCGGACCCTGAAGCTGCCCGACGGCCGGCTCAAGGTGCTGGTGCAGGCGGTGAACAAGGCCCGGATCACCGCCTTTGCCCAGGAAAATCCTTACCTGCTGGCGGACATCGAGCTGCTCCACGACGATGAAGTGGGGGAGATCGGGGTGGAAGTCGAGGCCCTGATGCGCAATGTCCGGGAGCAGACGGAAAAGATCCTGGCCCTTAAAGGCATCATGTCCTCGGACCTGATGGTGGTGCTCAACAACGTGGAGGAGCCGGGTCGGCTGGCCGACCTGGTGGTCTCCAATCTGCAGCTCAAAGTGGTCGAATCCCAGGCGGTGCTGGAGCTGCTGGACCCGGTGGCCAGGTTGCGCAAGGTGGCCGAGTACCTGCAAAAAGAACTGGAAGTTTCCACCGTCCAGGCCCGGATTCAGTCGGAGGCCAAGGAAGAGATGGGGCGCAGCCAGCGGGAGTATTTTCTCCGGGAGCAATTGCAGGCCCTGAAGAAAGAGCTGGGCGATGTCGACGAGCGCTCCCAGGAGCTGGAAGAGTTGCGGGAGCGATTCAACAAGGGCAGCTTCCCCAAGGAGGTTAAAAAAGAGGGCCTCAAGCAGCTTAAGCGCCTGGAAACCATGCACCCCGACGCCTCCGAGGCCTCCATTGTCCGCACCTACCTGGATTGGCTGCTGGATGTGCCCTGGCGCAAGTCAAGCAAGGATCGGCTGGATCTCAAGGTCGCCCACGAGGTGTTGGATGCCGACCACTACGGGCTGGAGAAGGTCAAGGAGCGGATCCTCGAATACCTGGCGGTGCGCAAGCTCAACAAGGCCAGCAAGGGGCCGATCCTCTGCTTTGTCGGCCCCCCCGGGGTGGGCAAGACCTCGCTGGGGCAATCCATCGCCCGGGCCCTGGGGCGCAAGTTTCACCGCATCTCGCTGGGCGGTATGCGGGATGAGGCCGAGATTCGGGGCCATCGCCGGACCTACATCGGCGCCATGCCGGGACGCATCATCCAGGGGTTGAAAACCGTGGAGAGCAACAACCCGGTGTTCATGATGGATGAGATCGACAAGGTGGGCACCGATTACCGGGGCGATCCCTCCTCGGCCCTGCTGGAGGTCCTGGACCCGGCCCAGAATACCGAGTTCTCCGACCACTACCTCAACCTGCCCTGCGATCTCTCCAAGGTGATGTTCATCACCACCGCCAACATGACCGACACTATCCCGGCGGCTCTGCTGGACCGGATGGAGGTCATCCGCCTGGCCGGCTACACCCACGAGGAAAAGGTGGAGATCGCCAAGCGCTACCTGATTCCCCGGCAGATCAAGGAAAACGGTTTGAAACCAAGCCAAGTCAAGTTCGCCGAGGCGGCCATCTCCCGCCTGATCACCCACTACACCCGGGAGGCGGGGCTGCGCAATCTGGAGCGGGAAATCGGGGCGCTGTGCCGCAAGGTGGCCCGCAAGATCGCCGAAGGGGGCAAGGGTCCTTACTCCATCAGCACCCGTACCCTGCACGGTTACCTGGGCCCGGCCCGTTATCTGCCCGAGGCGGAAAGCGAAATGATCGACCGGCCCGGAATCTCCACCGGCCTGGCCTGGACCGAGGTGGGCGGTGAGATCCTCTATGTCGAGGTCTCGCTGATGAAAGGCCGGGGTAATTTGACCCTGACCGGCCAGCTGGGAGAGGTGATGAAGGAATCGGCCCAGGCCGCCCTAAGCTACTGCCGTTCCCGGCGCAAGGAGTTGAAGCTGGAGGAGAATTACTTCGACGACCTGGATATCCATATCCATGTCCCCGCCGGTGCCATTCCCAAAGATGGTCCCTCGGCCGGGGTCACCATGGCCACCGCCCTTTACTCCGCTTTAAGCGGCAAGACGGTGCGCCCCGACGTGGCCATGACCGGCGAGATCACCCTGCGGGGTCGGGTGCTGCCCATTGGCGGCTTGAAGGAAAAGGCCCTGGCGGCCCTGCGGGCCGGGATCACCACGGTGGTGATCCCGCATCACAACAAGAAGGATCTGGAAGAAATCCCCAAAGACCTGCGGGAGAAGCTGACTTTCGTGCCGGTGAAGAACATGGAACAGATCCTTAAAATGATCTTCCGTTAA
- the mltG gene encoding endolytic transglycosylase MltG, which translates to MDPRLSSYGERRRRPALWLAAGLLPVLLALVWFWSYAAGSGPAAAETLVYIPPGSSFAAVERTLVEAEVLREDRRFRWLAYLSGQRGRLRAGEYAVAAGASPREILQLLTTGRTVRRQVTIPEGSNLFQVARLLAGQQLLDAEDFVAYVTDPVTVKRFGLDSPSPAPSLEGWLFPDTYFFTRGQSKEEITAVMVRRARTVLDELLAGRDDSGLSRLEIMTLASIVEKETGLAEERSLIAGVFFNRLEKGMRLQTDPTVIYGLQSFDRRLSRQDLRTPTPYNTYTIHGLPPGPIANPGRAAIAAVLEPEETDYLYFVSRNDGSHQFSTNLRDHNRAVNRYQR; encoded by the coding sequence ATGGATCCACGGCTGAGCAGTTACGGCGAACGCCGGCGCCGCCCGGCCCTGTGGCTGGCTGCCGGGCTGCTGCCGGTGCTGCTGGCCCTGGTGTGGTTCTGGAGCTACGCCGCCGGTAGTGGCCCGGCGGCCGCCGAGACTCTGGTGTATATCCCCCCCGGTTCCTCCTTTGCCGCCGTTGAGCGGACCCTGGTGGAGGCGGAGGTGCTGCGGGAAGATCGGCGCTTTCGTTGGCTGGCCTATCTTTCCGGCCAGCGCGGGCGGCTTAGGGCCGGCGAGTACGCGGTGGCGGCCGGGGCCAGCCCGCGAGAGATTCTGCAGTTGCTGACCACTGGGCGCACCGTCCGCCGCCAGGTTACCATTCCCGAGGGCAGCAACCTCTTCCAGGTGGCCCGGCTACTGGCCGGGCAGCAACTGCTGGACGCCGAGGATTTTGTGGCTTACGTCACCGACCCGGTCACGGTGAAGCGTTTCGGGCTGGATTCACCAAGCCCCGCCCCCTCTCTTGAAGGTTGGCTCTTCCCCGATACCTATTTTTTTACCCGGGGCCAGAGCAAGGAAGAGATCACCGCCGTCATGGTCCGCCGGGCCCGGACGGTGCTGGATGAGTTGCTGGCGGGGCGGGATGACAGCGGCCTGAGCCGCCTGGAGATCATGACCCTGGCCTCCATCGTGGAAAAGGAGACCGGCCTGGCCGAGGAGCGAAGCCTGATCGCCGGGGTCTTTTTCAATCGTCTGGAAAAGGGGATGCGGCTGCAGACCGATCCCACGGTGATCTACGGCCTGCAAAGCTTCGACCGCCGCCTCAGCCGCCAGGACCTGCGCACCCCCACCCCCTACAACACCTACACCATCCACGGCCTGCCGCCGGGCCCCATCGCCAACCCGGGTCGGGCGGCCATCGCCGCCGTGCTGGAGCCCGAAGAGACCGACTACCTCTACTTCGTCTCCCGCAACGACGGCTCCCACCAATTCTCCACCAATCTCCGCGACCACAACCGGGCGGTCAATCGTTACCAGCGGTAA